A region of Anoplopoma fimbria isolate UVic2021 breed Golden Eagle Sablefish chromosome 24, Afim_UVic_2022, whole genome shotgun sequence DNA encodes the following proteins:
- the trpc4a gene encoding short transient receptor potential channel 4a isoform X3, translated as MSQLYYRRTDSSSYRDRIPLRIVRAESELSPLEKAYLGAVEKGDYASVKQALEEAEIYFKININCIDPLGRTALLIAIENENLEIIELLLSFSVYVGDALLHAIRKEVVGAVELLLNHKKPSGGMQVPPILLDKQFSDFTPDITPIILAAHTNNYEIIKLLVQKGVSMPQPHEVRCNCVECVSSSDVDSLRHSRSRLNIYKALSSPSLIALSSEDPFLTAFRLSWELQELSKVENEFKSEYEELSQQCKQFAKDLLDQTRSSRELEMILNYRDDINLLEEEGNNDLARLKLAIKYHQKEFVAQPNCQQLLASRWYDEFPGWRRRHWAGKFFTCVFLGLLYPMFALCYLIAPKSRHGLFIRKPFLKFICHTASYLTFLFLLLLASQHIVTTEQNRQDRQGPAPTTVEWMILPWVLGFIWAEIKQMWDGGFQDYVHDWWNLMDFVMNSLYLATISLKIVAYTKYSGSKPRNQWEMWHPTLVAEAVFAIANIFSSLRLISLFTANSHLGPLQISLGRMLLDILKFLFIYCLVLLAFANGLNQLYFYYETKASDERGKCKGIRCVEQNNAFSTLFETLQSLFWSIFGLISLYVTNVDADHQFTEFVGATMFGTYNIISLVVLLNMLIAMMNNSYQHIARRAAENLRRNHQYQEVLRNLVKRYVAAMIRDAKTEEGLTEENFKELKQDISSFRYEVMGMVKTGKPALQGAKASGSSSESSLAYPNSSLKVSPAPQSSQGKSKVNRFKIIASILKQGGSTASPRPPEAFNGLPNGLLVSDDSSSKSQRRNSPKDITDFGLFQKRHWSGNEATLGAGEVSREMYSLSEEAGESGGSDAEQQDKEHQARVKDEKELLQSEKTEEAAANENDNVMNTNNSSDEGGKKETEEKDKESFSCGDSVAGGCLSVSSREEA; from the exons ATGTCACAGCTGTACTACCGGCGGACTGACAGCTCCTCGTACCGGGACCGCATCCCGCTGAGAATTGTGCGGGCCGAGTCGGAGCTGTCACCTTTGGAGAAAGCCTACCTTGGAGCTGTGGAGAAGGGAGACTATGCTAGTGTCAAACAGGCTCTGGAG GAGGCAGAGATCTATTTCAAGATCAACATCAACTGCATCGACCCTCTCGGCCGCACGGCTCTGCTGATTGCCATTGAGAACGAGAACCTGGAAATCATCGAACTCTTGCTGAGCTTCAGCGTCTACGTTGGCGATGCCCTGCTGCACGCCATCCGCAAGGAGGTGGTGGGAGCTGTGGAGCTGCTGCTAAATCACAAGAAGCCGAGTGGTGGCATGCAG GTTCCTCCTATCTTATTGGACAAGCAGTTCTCTGACTTCACCCCTGACATCACTCCCATCATCCTTGCTGCACACACCAACAACTATGAAATTATCAAGCTTCTGGTGCAGAAAGGTGTGTCTATGCCACAGCCTCATGAG GTGCGCTGTAactgtgtggagtgtgtgtctAGTTCAGACGTGGACAGCCTGCGGCACTCGCGTTCCCGCCTCAATATCTACAAAGCGCTGTCAAGTCCTTCTCTAATTGCGCTCTCCAGCGAGGACCCCTTCCTCACTGCGTTCAGGCTCAGCTGGGAGCTGCAGGAGCTCAGCAAG GTGGAGAACGAGTTCAAATCAGAGTATGAGGAGCTGTCTCAGCAGTGTAAACAGTTTGCCAAGGACCTCTTGGACCAGACAAGAAGCTCCAGAGAGCTTGAGATGATCCTCAACTACAGAGATGACATCAACCTATTGGAAGAAGAGGGCAACAACGACCTGGCAAGACTCAAACTAGCTATCAAGTACCACCAGAAAGAG tttgtagCCCAGCCAAACTGCCAGCAGCTGTTGGCGTCCCGGTGGTATGATGAGTTTCCGGGCTGGAGGCGGCGCCACTGGGCCGGGAAGTTCTTCACCTGTGTGTTCCTCGGCCTCCTCTACCCTATGTTTGCTCTCTGCTACCTCATTGCTCCTAAGAGTCGCCACGGCCTCTTCATCCGCAAGCCCTTCCTCAAGTTCATCTGCCACACGGCATCCTACCTGACCTTTCTGTTCCTGCTGCTCCTCGCCTCCCAGCACATTGTCACCACAGAGCAGAACAGGCAGGACAGACAGGGCCCCGCACCGACCACTGTGGAGTGGATGATCCTGCCCTGGGTGCTGG GATTCATCTGGGCAGAGATCAAACAAATGTGGGATGGTGGTTTCCAAGACTACGTCCACGACTGGTGGAACCTGATGGACTTTGTCATGAACTCTCTATACCTGGCCACCATCTCCCTCAAGATTGTAGCCTACACTAAG TACAGTGGTAGTAAACCGAGGAACCAGTGGGAGATGTGGCACCCAACACTTGTAGCTGAGGCAGTGTTTGCCATAGCAAACATTTTCAGTTCCCTGCGCCTCATCTCGCTGTTCACAGCCAACTCTCACCTGGGGCCACTGCAGATCTCTCTGGGTAGAATGCTGCTGGACATCCTGAAGTTCCTCTTCATCTACTGTCtg GTCCTACTTGCGTTTGCTAACGGGCTGAACCAGTTGTACTTTTACTATGAGACCAAGGCCTCAGATGAGAGGGGGAAATGCAAAGGCATCCGCTGTGTGGAGCAGAATAACGCCTTCTCCAC GTTATTTGAGACACTGCAGTCTCTCTTCTGGTCTATCTTTGGTCTGATCAGCCTGTATGTGACCAACGTGGATGCTGACCATCAGTTCACTGAGTTTGTCGGCGCCACCATGTTTGGCACCTACAACATCATCTCCCTGGTGGTGCTCCTGAACATGCTCATAGCCATGATGAACAACTCCTACCAGCACATTGCT AGGCGAGCAGCAGAGAACCTGAGGAGAAACCATCAGTATCAG GAGGTGCTGAGGAACTTGGTGAAACGTTATGTGGCCGCCATGATCAGAGATGCTAAGACAGAGGAAGGCCTGACTGAGGAGAACTTCAAG GAGCTGAAACAAGATATCTCCAGTTTTCGTTATGAGGTGATGGGCATGGTGAAGACAGGGAAGCCTGCTCTACAGGGGGCAAAAGCCAGTGGGAGCTCATCAGAGTCCAGCCTAGCTTACCCCAACTCCTCGCTCAAGGTTTCTCCCGCCCCCCAGAGCAGCCAGGGGAAAAGCAAAGTCAACCGTTTCAAGATCATCGCATCCATCCTCAAGCAGGGCGGTTCTACAGCTTCACCCAGGCCACCTGAAGCCTTCAATGGTCTACCTAACGGACTCTTGGTCTCTGATGACAGCTCCAGCAAAAGCCAGAGGAGGAATTCCCCCAAAGATATCACTGACTTTGGCTTGTTCCAGAAACGCCACTGGAGTGGAAATGAAGCCACATTAGGTGCAGGAGAGGTTTCCAGAGAAATGTACTCTTTGTCAGAGGAGGCAGGCGAGTCCGGGGGCTCAGACGCAGAGCAGCAGGACAAAGAGCATCAGGCGAGAGTTAAGGATGAAAAAGAACTCCTGCAGTCAGAGAAGACGGAGGAAGCTGCAGCAAATGAAAACGACAATGTAATGAACACCAACAATAGCTCAGATGAAGGTGGGAAAAAAGAAACCGAGGAAAAGGATAAAGAGAGTTTCTCCTGCGGTGACTCAGTAGCTGGTGGATGTTTGTCAGTGTCGTCCAGAGAAGAAGCATAA
- the trpc4a gene encoding short transient receptor potential channel 4a isoform X2 codes for MSQLYYRRTDSSSYRDRIPLRIVRAESELSPLEKAYLGAVEKGDYASVKQALEEAEIYFKININCIDPLGRTALLIAIENENLEIIELLLSFSVYVGDALLHAIRKEVVGAVELLLNHKKPSGGMQVPPILLDKQFSDFTPDITPIILAAHTNNYEIIKLLVQKGVSMPQPHEVRCNCVECVSSSDVDSLRHSRSRLNIYKALSSPSLIALSSEDPFLTAFRLSWELQELSKVENEFKSEYEELSQQCKQFAKDLLDQTRSSRELEMILNYRDDINLLEEEGNNDLARLKLAIKYHQKEFVAQPNCQQLLASRWYDEFPGWRRRHWAGKFFTCVFLGLLYPMFALCYLIAPKSRHGLFIRKPFLKFICHTASYLTFLFLLLLASQHIVTTEQNRQDRQGPAPTTVEWMILPWVLGFIWAEIKQMWDGGFQDYVHDWWNLMDFVMNSLYLATISLKIVAYTKYSGSKPRNQWEMWHPTLVAEAVFAIANIFSSLRLISLFTANSHLGPLQISLGRMLLDILKFLFIYCLVLLAFANGLNQLYFYYETKASDERGKCKGIRCVEQNNAFSTLFETLQSLFWSIFGLISLYVTNVDADHQFTEFVGATMFGTYNIISLVVLLNMLIAMMNNSYQHIADHADIEWKFARTKLWMSYFEEGATLPPPFNIIPSPKSFWYLICWIKRQVCKRTGSKRPETFGSLGRRAAENLRRNHQYQEVLRNLVKRYVAAMIRDAKTEEGLTEENFKELKQDISSFRYEVMGMVKTGKPALQGAKASGSSSESSLAYPNSSLKVSPAPQSSQGKSKVNRFKIIASILKQGGSTASPRPPEAFNGLPNGLLVSDDSSSKSQRRNSPKDITDFGLFQKREVSREMYSLSEEAGESGGSDAEQQDKEHQARVKDEKELLQSEKTEEAAANENDNVMNTNNSSDEGGKKETEEKDKESFSCGDSVAGGCLSVSSREEA; via the exons ATGTCACAGCTGTACTACCGGCGGACTGACAGCTCCTCGTACCGGGACCGCATCCCGCTGAGAATTGTGCGGGCCGAGTCGGAGCTGTCACCTTTGGAGAAAGCCTACCTTGGAGCTGTGGAGAAGGGAGACTATGCTAGTGTCAAACAGGCTCTGGAG GAGGCAGAGATCTATTTCAAGATCAACATCAACTGCATCGACCCTCTCGGCCGCACGGCTCTGCTGATTGCCATTGAGAACGAGAACCTGGAAATCATCGAACTCTTGCTGAGCTTCAGCGTCTACGTTGGCGATGCCCTGCTGCACGCCATCCGCAAGGAGGTGGTGGGAGCTGTGGAGCTGCTGCTAAATCACAAGAAGCCGAGTGGTGGCATGCAG GTTCCTCCTATCTTATTGGACAAGCAGTTCTCTGACTTCACCCCTGACATCACTCCCATCATCCTTGCTGCACACACCAACAACTATGAAATTATCAAGCTTCTGGTGCAGAAAGGTGTGTCTATGCCACAGCCTCATGAG GTGCGCTGTAactgtgtggagtgtgtgtctAGTTCAGACGTGGACAGCCTGCGGCACTCGCGTTCCCGCCTCAATATCTACAAAGCGCTGTCAAGTCCTTCTCTAATTGCGCTCTCCAGCGAGGACCCCTTCCTCACTGCGTTCAGGCTCAGCTGGGAGCTGCAGGAGCTCAGCAAG GTGGAGAACGAGTTCAAATCAGAGTATGAGGAGCTGTCTCAGCAGTGTAAACAGTTTGCCAAGGACCTCTTGGACCAGACAAGAAGCTCCAGAGAGCTTGAGATGATCCTCAACTACAGAGATGACATCAACCTATTGGAAGAAGAGGGCAACAACGACCTGGCAAGACTCAAACTAGCTATCAAGTACCACCAGAAAGAG tttgtagCCCAGCCAAACTGCCAGCAGCTGTTGGCGTCCCGGTGGTATGATGAGTTTCCGGGCTGGAGGCGGCGCCACTGGGCCGGGAAGTTCTTCACCTGTGTGTTCCTCGGCCTCCTCTACCCTATGTTTGCTCTCTGCTACCTCATTGCTCCTAAGAGTCGCCACGGCCTCTTCATCCGCAAGCCCTTCCTCAAGTTCATCTGCCACACGGCATCCTACCTGACCTTTCTGTTCCTGCTGCTCCTCGCCTCCCAGCACATTGTCACCACAGAGCAGAACAGGCAGGACAGACAGGGCCCCGCACCGACCACTGTGGAGTGGATGATCCTGCCCTGGGTGCTGG GATTCATCTGGGCAGAGATCAAACAAATGTGGGATGGTGGTTTCCAAGACTACGTCCACGACTGGTGGAACCTGATGGACTTTGTCATGAACTCTCTATACCTGGCCACCATCTCCCTCAAGATTGTAGCCTACACTAAG TACAGTGGTAGTAAACCGAGGAACCAGTGGGAGATGTGGCACCCAACACTTGTAGCTGAGGCAGTGTTTGCCATAGCAAACATTTTCAGTTCCCTGCGCCTCATCTCGCTGTTCACAGCCAACTCTCACCTGGGGCCACTGCAGATCTCTCTGGGTAGAATGCTGCTGGACATCCTGAAGTTCCTCTTCATCTACTGTCtg GTCCTACTTGCGTTTGCTAACGGGCTGAACCAGTTGTACTTTTACTATGAGACCAAGGCCTCAGATGAGAGGGGGAAATGCAAAGGCATCCGCTGTGTGGAGCAGAATAACGCCTTCTCCAC GTTATTTGAGACACTGCAGTCTCTCTTCTGGTCTATCTTTGGTCTGATCAGCCTGTATGTGACCAACGTGGATGCTGACCATCAGTTCACTGAGTTTGTCGGCGCCACCATGTTTGGCACCTACAACATCATCTCCCTGGTGGTGCTCCTGAACATGCTCATAGCCATGATGAACAACTCCTACCAGCACATTGCT GATCATGCAGACATTGAGTGGAAGTTTGCCAGGACAAAGCTGTGGATGAGTTACTTTGAAGAAGGGGCCACTCTGCCACCCCCGTTCAACATCATTCCCAGCCCCAAATCATTCTGGTACCTCATATGCTGGATAAAGAGACAAGTGTGCAAGAGGACCGGATCCAAGCGCCCTGAAACCTTTGGAAGTCTCGGG AGGCGAGCAGCAGAGAACCTGAGGAGAAACCATCAGTATCAG GAGGTGCTGAGGAACTTGGTGAAACGTTATGTGGCCGCCATGATCAGAGATGCTAAGACAGAGGAAGGCCTGACTGAGGAGAACTTCAAG GAGCTGAAACAAGATATCTCCAGTTTTCGTTATGAGGTGATGGGCATGGTGAAGACAGGGAAGCCTGCTCTACAGGGGGCAAAAGCCAGTGGGAGCTCATCAGAGTCCAGCCTAGCTTACCCCAACTCCTCGCTCAAGGTTTCTCCCGCCCCCCAGAGCAGCCAGGGGAAAAGCAAAGTCAACCGTTTCAAGATCATCGCATCCATCCTCAAGCAGGGCGGTTCTACAGCTTCACCCAGGCCACCTGAAGCCTTCAATGGTCTACCTAACGGACTCTTGGTCTCTGATGACAGCTCCAGCAAAAGCCAGAGGAGGAATTCCCCCAAAGATATCACTGACTTTGGCTTGTTCCAGAAAC GAGAGGTTTCCAGAGAAATGTACTCTTTGTCAGAGGAGGCAGGCGAGTCCGGGGGCTCAGACGCAGAGCAGCAGGACAAAGAGCATCAGGCGAGAGTTAAGGATGAAAAAGAACTCCTGCAGTCAGAGAAGACGGAGGAAGCTGCAGCAAATGAAAACGACAATGTAATGAACACCAACAATAGCTCAGATGAAGGTGGGAAAAAAGAAACCGAGGAAAAGGATAAAGAGAGTTTCTCCTGCGGTGACTCAGTAGCTGGTGGATGTTTGTCAGTGTCGTCCAGAGAAGAAGCATAA
- the trpc4a gene encoding short transient receptor potential channel 4a isoform X1 codes for MSQLYYRRTDSSSYRDRIPLRIVRAESELSPLEKAYLGAVEKGDYASVKQALEEAEIYFKININCIDPLGRTALLIAIENENLEIIELLLSFSVYVGDALLHAIRKEVVGAVELLLNHKKPSGGMQVPPILLDKQFSDFTPDITPIILAAHTNNYEIIKLLVQKGVSMPQPHEVRCNCVECVSSSDVDSLRHSRSRLNIYKALSSPSLIALSSEDPFLTAFRLSWELQELSKVENEFKSEYEELSQQCKQFAKDLLDQTRSSRELEMILNYRDDINLLEEEGNNDLARLKLAIKYHQKEFVAQPNCQQLLASRWYDEFPGWRRRHWAGKFFTCVFLGLLYPMFALCYLIAPKSRHGLFIRKPFLKFICHTASYLTFLFLLLLASQHIVTTEQNRQDRQGPAPTTVEWMILPWVLGFIWAEIKQMWDGGFQDYVHDWWNLMDFVMNSLYLATISLKIVAYTKYSGSKPRNQWEMWHPTLVAEAVFAIANIFSSLRLISLFTANSHLGPLQISLGRMLLDILKFLFIYCLVLLAFANGLNQLYFYYETKASDERGKCKGIRCVEQNNAFSTLFETLQSLFWSIFGLISLYVTNVDADHQFTEFVGATMFGTYNIISLVVLLNMLIAMMNNSYQHIADHADIEWKFARTKLWMSYFEEGATLPPPFNIIPSPKSFWYLICWIKRQVCKRTGSKRPETFGSLGRRAAENLRRNHQYQEVLRNLVKRYVAAMIRDAKTEEGLTEENFKELKQDISSFRYEVMGMVKTGKPALQGAKASGSSSESSLAYPNSSLKVSPAPQSSQGKSKVNRFKIIASILKQGGSTASPRPPEAFNGLPNGLLVSDDSSSKSQRRNSPKDITDFGLFQKRHWSGNEATLGAGEVSREMYSLSEEAGESGGSDAEQQDKEHQARVKDEKELLQSEKTEEAAANENDNVMNTNNSSDEGGKKETEEKDKESFSCGDSVAGGCLSVSSREEA; via the exons ATGTCACAGCTGTACTACCGGCGGACTGACAGCTCCTCGTACCGGGACCGCATCCCGCTGAGAATTGTGCGGGCCGAGTCGGAGCTGTCACCTTTGGAGAAAGCCTACCTTGGAGCTGTGGAGAAGGGAGACTATGCTAGTGTCAAACAGGCTCTGGAG GAGGCAGAGATCTATTTCAAGATCAACATCAACTGCATCGACCCTCTCGGCCGCACGGCTCTGCTGATTGCCATTGAGAACGAGAACCTGGAAATCATCGAACTCTTGCTGAGCTTCAGCGTCTACGTTGGCGATGCCCTGCTGCACGCCATCCGCAAGGAGGTGGTGGGAGCTGTGGAGCTGCTGCTAAATCACAAGAAGCCGAGTGGTGGCATGCAG GTTCCTCCTATCTTATTGGACAAGCAGTTCTCTGACTTCACCCCTGACATCACTCCCATCATCCTTGCTGCACACACCAACAACTATGAAATTATCAAGCTTCTGGTGCAGAAAGGTGTGTCTATGCCACAGCCTCATGAG GTGCGCTGTAactgtgtggagtgtgtgtctAGTTCAGACGTGGACAGCCTGCGGCACTCGCGTTCCCGCCTCAATATCTACAAAGCGCTGTCAAGTCCTTCTCTAATTGCGCTCTCCAGCGAGGACCCCTTCCTCACTGCGTTCAGGCTCAGCTGGGAGCTGCAGGAGCTCAGCAAG GTGGAGAACGAGTTCAAATCAGAGTATGAGGAGCTGTCTCAGCAGTGTAAACAGTTTGCCAAGGACCTCTTGGACCAGACAAGAAGCTCCAGAGAGCTTGAGATGATCCTCAACTACAGAGATGACATCAACCTATTGGAAGAAGAGGGCAACAACGACCTGGCAAGACTCAAACTAGCTATCAAGTACCACCAGAAAGAG tttgtagCCCAGCCAAACTGCCAGCAGCTGTTGGCGTCCCGGTGGTATGATGAGTTTCCGGGCTGGAGGCGGCGCCACTGGGCCGGGAAGTTCTTCACCTGTGTGTTCCTCGGCCTCCTCTACCCTATGTTTGCTCTCTGCTACCTCATTGCTCCTAAGAGTCGCCACGGCCTCTTCATCCGCAAGCCCTTCCTCAAGTTCATCTGCCACACGGCATCCTACCTGACCTTTCTGTTCCTGCTGCTCCTCGCCTCCCAGCACATTGTCACCACAGAGCAGAACAGGCAGGACAGACAGGGCCCCGCACCGACCACTGTGGAGTGGATGATCCTGCCCTGGGTGCTGG GATTCATCTGGGCAGAGATCAAACAAATGTGGGATGGTGGTTTCCAAGACTACGTCCACGACTGGTGGAACCTGATGGACTTTGTCATGAACTCTCTATACCTGGCCACCATCTCCCTCAAGATTGTAGCCTACACTAAG TACAGTGGTAGTAAACCGAGGAACCAGTGGGAGATGTGGCACCCAACACTTGTAGCTGAGGCAGTGTTTGCCATAGCAAACATTTTCAGTTCCCTGCGCCTCATCTCGCTGTTCACAGCCAACTCTCACCTGGGGCCACTGCAGATCTCTCTGGGTAGAATGCTGCTGGACATCCTGAAGTTCCTCTTCATCTACTGTCtg GTCCTACTTGCGTTTGCTAACGGGCTGAACCAGTTGTACTTTTACTATGAGACCAAGGCCTCAGATGAGAGGGGGAAATGCAAAGGCATCCGCTGTGTGGAGCAGAATAACGCCTTCTCCAC GTTATTTGAGACACTGCAGTCTCTCTTCTGGTCTATCTTTGGTCTGATCAGCCTGTATGTGACCAACGTGGATGCTGACCATCAGTTCACTGAGTTTGTCGGCGCCACCATGTTTGGCACCTACAACATCATCTCCCTGGTGGTGCTCCTGAACATGCTCATAGCCATGATGAACAACTCCTACCAGCACATTGCT GATCATGCAGACATTGAGTGGAAGTTTGCCAGGACAAAGCTGTGGATGAGTTACTTTGAAGAAGGGGCCACTCTGCCACCCCCGTTCAACATCATTCCCAGCCCCAAATCATTCTGGTACCTCATATGCTGGATAAAGAGACAAGTGTGCAAGAGGACCGGATCCAAGCGCCCTGAAACCTTTGGAAGTCTCGGG AGGCGAGCAGCAGAGAACCTGAGGAGAAACCATCAGTATCAG GAGGTGCTGAGGAACTTGGTGAAACGTTATGTGGCCGCCATGATCAGAGATGCTAAGACAGAGGAAGGCCTGACTGAGGAGAACTTCAAG GAGCTGAAACAAGATATCTCCAGTTTTCGTTATGAGGTGATGGGCATGGTGAAGACAGGGAAGCCTGCTCTACAGGGGGCAAAAGCCAGTGGGAGCTCATCAGAGTCCAGCCTAGCTTACCCCAACTCCTCGCTCAAGGTTTCTCCCGCCCCCCAGAGCAGCCAGGGGAAAAGCAAAGTCAACCGTTTCAAGATCATCGCATCCATCCTCAAGCAGGGCGGTTCTACAGCTTCACCCAGGCCACCTGAAGCCTTCAATGGTCTACCTAACGGACTCTTGGTCTCTGATGACAGCTCCAGCAAAAGCCAGAGGAGGAATTCCCCCAAAGATATCACTGACTTTGGCTTGTTCCAGAAACGCCACTGGAGTGGAAATGAAGCCACATTAGGTGCAGGAGAGGTTTCCAGAGAAATGTACTCTTTGTCAGAGGAGGCAGGCGAGTCCGGGGGCTCAGACGCAGAGCAGCAGGACAAAGAGCATCAGGCGAGAGTTAAGGATGAAAAAGAACTCCTGCAGTCAGAGAAGACGGAGGAAGCTGCAGCAAATGAAAACGACAATGTAATGAACACCAACAATAGCTCAGATGAAGGTGGGAAAAAAGAAACCGAGGAAAAGGATAAAGAGAGTTTCTCCTGCGGTGACTCAGTAGCTGGTGGATGTTTGTCAGTGTCGTCCAGAGAAGAAGCATAA